A single region of the Micropterus dolomieu isolate WLL.071019.BEF.003 ecotype Adirondacks linkage group LG18, ASM2129224v1, whole genome shotgun sequence genome encodes:
- the LOC123986873 gene encoding uncharacterized protein LOC123986873 isoform X1: MSLENFWPQSFDEMGRTRGNKDKKDVPSEPGDDNVTQDGDQTEFDTADGLDPALAKTLSIMTSNIIKVIDEKLSPLAETIHKHATELLAASKRLDEAGTRLLAVENIRRSETAERGMPYAMLLPATVQVIHGGSKNRFSTPEEMDPMCLILGLPESHVTDSKQRRLFSILTFAARKNILLFWIKTVAPTKKSWHSTVRDCITGEYITCMLHSKIDAFYKV; the protein is encoded by the exons ATGTCCTTGGAAAACTTTTGGCCACAGTCTTTCGACGAGATGGGAAGAACCAgaggaaacaaagacaaaaaagacgTCCCGTCCGAGCCCGGCGATGATAACGTTACACAAGATGGCGACCAGACAGAGTTTGATACTGCAGATGGGCTTGACCCTGCCCTTGCTAAAACTCTGAGCATAATGACTTCCAACATTATTAAAGTTATTGATGAAAAACTTAGCCCTTTGGCCGAGACTATCCACAAGCATGCTACGGAGCTTCTGGCCGCTAGCAAGCGGCTAGATGAAGCAGGGACCAGGCTGCTGGCAGTTGAAAACATACGACGCAGTGAAACAGCGGAACGAGGGATGCCGTATGCTATGCTATTGCCGGCTACTGTACAGGTGATACACGGAGGCTCCAAAAACAGGTTCTCCACCCCGGAGGAG ATGGATCCTATGTGCCTGATACTTGGTCTCCCAGAGAGTCATGTCACCGACAGTAAACAAAGGAGACTTTTCAGTATACTGACTTTTGCTGCTAGAAAGAACATTCTACTCTTCTGGATTAAAACTGTTGCTCCAACAAAAAAATCATGGCACAGCACTGTTAGGGACTGTATTACTGGTGAATACATCACGTGCATGCTTCACTCCAAAATAGATGCTTTCTATAAGGTCTAG
- the LOC123986873 gene encoding uncharacterized protein LOC123986873 isoform X3 yields MSLENFWPQSFDEMGRTRGNKDKKDVPSEPGDDNVTQDGDQTEFDTADGLDPALAKTLSIMTSNIIKVIDEKLSPLAETIHKHATELLAASKRLDEAGTRLLAVENIRRSETAERGMPYAMLLPATVQVIHGGSKNRFSTPEEGGLLLFSWHAIHPLPSVRS; encoded by the exons ATGTCCTTGGAAAACTTTTGGCCACAGTCTTTCGACGAGATGGGAAGAACCAgaggaaacaaagacaaaaaagacgTCCCGTCCGAGCCCGGCGATGATAACGTTACACAAGATGGCGACCAGACAGAGTTTGATACTGCAGATGGGCTTGACCCTGCCCTTGCTAAAACTCTGAGCATAATGACTTCCAACATTATTAAAGTTATTGATGAAAAACTTAGCCCTTTGGCCGAGACTATCCACAAGCATGCTACGGAGCTTCTGGCCGCTAGCAAGCGGCTAGATGAAGCAGGGACCAGGCTGCTGGCAGTTGAAAACATACGACGCAGTGAAACAGCGGAACGAGGGATGCCGTATGCTATGCTATTGCCGGCTACTGTACAGGTGATACACGGAGGCTCCAAAAACAGGTTCTCCACCCCGGAGGAG GGAGGACTTCTTTTGTTTTCATGGCACGCAATTCATCCATTGCCGTCAGTTCGCTCTTG A
- the LOC123986873 gene encoding uncharacterized protein LOC123986873 isoform X4, with amino-acid sequence MSLENFWPQSFDEMGRTRGNKDKKDVPSEPGDDNVTQDGDQTEFDTADGLDPALAKTLSIMTSNIIKVIDEKLSPLAETIHKHATELLAASKRLDEAGTRLLAVENIRRSETAERGMPYAMLLPATVQVIHGGSKNRFSTPEESPDL; translated from the exons ATGTCCTTGGAAAACTTTTGGCCACAGTCTTTCGACGAGATGGGAAGAACCAgaggaaacaaagacaaaaaagacgTCCCGTCCGAGCCCGGCGATGATAACGTTACACAAGATGGCGACCAGACAGAGTTTGATACTGCAGATGGGCTTGACCCTGCCCTTGCTAAAACTCTGAGCATAATGACTTCCAACATTATTAAAGTTATTGATGAAAAACTTAGCCCTTTGGCCGAGACTATCCACAAGCATGCTACGGAGCTTCTGGCCGCTAGCAAGCGGCTAGATGAAGCAGGGACCAGGCTGCTGGCAGTTGAAAACATACGACGCAGTGAAACAGCGGAACGAGGGATGCCGTATGCTATGCTATTGCCGGCTACTGTACAGGTGATACACGGAGGCTCCAAAAACAGGTTCTCCACCCCGGAGGAG agccctgatctctaG
- the LOC123986873 gene encoding uncharacterized protein LOC123986873 isoform X2: MSLENFWPQSFDEMGRTRGNKDKKDVPSEPGDDNVTQDGDQTEFDTADGLDPALAKTLSIMTSNIIKVIDEKLSPLAETIHKHATELLAASKRLDEAGTRLLAVENIRRSETAERGMPYAMLLPATVQVIHGGSKNRFSTPEEGGLLLFSWHAIHPLPSVRSWLLQFLWNGPQPTLL; encoded by the exons ATGTCCTTGGAAAACTTTTGGCCACAGTCTTTCGACGAGATGGGAAGAACCAgaggaaacaaagacaaaaaagacgTCCCGTCCGAGCCCGGCGATGATAACGTTACACAAGATGGCGACCAGACAGAGTTTGATACTGCAGATGGGCTTGACCCTGCCCTTGCTAAAACTCTGAGCATAATGACTTCCAACATTATTAAAGTTATTGATGAAAAACTTAGCCCTTTGGCCGAGACTATCCACAAGCATGCTACGGAGCTTCTGGCCGCTAGCAAGCGGCTAGATGAAGCAGGGACCAGGCTGCTGGCAGTTGAAAACATACGACGCAGTGAAACAGCGGAACGAGGGATGCCGTATGCTATGCTATTGCCGGCTACTGTACAGGTGATACACGGAGGCTCCAAAAACAGGTTCTCCACCCCGGAGGAG GGAGGACTTCTTTTGTTTTCATGGCACGCAATTCATCCATTGCCGTCAGTTCGCTCTTG GcttttgcagtttttatggAATGGACCTCAGCCGACTCTTTTGTGA